From Hymenobacter sediminicola:
TGATGTCATCTGTCGAAACTAGCACATGCAAAAACCTGTCTTTGGGGTCTTGATATACATGCCGCACTATCCCATCTGTGAGTTGATAGCCTTCTAAATCATCTGACGCTACCGACTCAACATAAGGCCAGATATCGAGTATTGGCTCAGCCGTTGCCGTTACGTCAAGCATCGGTGCTTGGAATGTAGCTTGATACTGCTCGTGACTTAACTTATTTGTCTCCACGAAATCCGTAATTAAGAACTGTCAAATCATTTCATGATGCCGGCCCGGCTCAATGCGGCTTGGTAGCGGCGGGCATTTACGAGGTGCTCCTGCTCGTTGCGGGCAAAGGCGTGGTAGCCGCTGAAATCCTCCTTGGCGCAGAAGTACAGGTAGTCGTGGCTTTCGGGATTCAGCACGGCATCAATGCTGGCAATGCTGGGCAGGTTGATGGGGCCGGGCGGCAGGCCTTTGTACTTGTAGGTGTTGTAGGGCGAGTCTTTGGTGAGGTGCACGTTGAGCACCCGCTTGATGGTGAAATCCTTGTTGGCATACACCACGGTGGGGTCGGCCTGGAGCTTCATGCCGCGCCGGAGGCGGTTGAGGTACACGCCCGCCACGCGCGGCCGCTCATCGGCGTGCTGCTGCTGCTCGGCTTCCACAATGCTGGCCAGCGTGCTCACCTCGGCGCGGCTCAGGTTCAGCTGCTTGCGCTTGGCGTCGCGGGCCGGGGTCCAGAACTTCTCGTATTCCTTCTTCATGCGCTGCATGAGGTTGTCGGCGGACGTGTTCCAGGCCAGCTCGTAGGTGTTCGGGATGAACATGGTCAGCACGCTCGTCGTGTCGAAGCCCAGGCTTTTGGTATAGCCAGGGCTACTGAGCAGTGAGTCGAACTGGCCGGGGCGGGCGTCGATGGTGGTGGCAAGTTTGCGGGCCAGGTCTTCGCGTAGCCGTATGTTCTGGAACGTGAGCATCAGAGGCAGCTTATTGCTACCGGTGCGCAGGTCGTTGATGAGCTGGCGGTTGGTGTAGCCCTCTTTCAGTTCGTAGCGGCCGGGTTTCACCAGCTTGTCATACTTCATCAGCTTAGCTACAAAGCGCAAACTAAGCTTATCGACGATGACACCGGTGGCCTCAATGGAGTCCAGCACGGCTTTGGCCGTTTCACCGCGGCGCACTACCACGTAGGTAGGCTTGCCTTTGGTTTCCACGTTCGGCGTGAAAAATACCTGGTAGAAGTAGTAGGAGAACGTAATAAGCAGCAGCCCAGAAATGCCAGTGATGTAGGCGAAACGGTTGCGGCGCTTCAGCGCTTTGGCTTTGTAATCGATGCGGGTCTTGGCCATCGGAGGAGAAGGTGGTCAGGTTACCGGAATATGAAGTTCCGGCGGGCAAATTGGCGGACGAAACCGTTTGGAGTAGCTTTGTCCGTCAAAAGTACGCGGAATCCGGCAGTGGCAGGATTTCGGAGGCCGAGGTTTTGGGTTTGCGGGTGCCGCCACCGCTTTGCGGCAGCTCCACTGCTTTTTCATCAACCTTTCCCGGCGGTTTGCGTCCTTACCCTGATTGCTGTTTCAATTTCATTACCCCTTACTCCTTTCACGCATGCAACACTCCTACACTTCCCGGTGGCGGCGGCTGGCTCTGGTAGCCACACTGGGTCTTTTCGGCACGGCCGCCCACGCGCAGCTAGCCACGTATTCATTCACCGGAGCTGCTGGCAGC
This genomic window contains:
- the mltG gene encoding endolytic transglycosylase MltG, translating into MAKTRIDYKAKALKRRNRFAYITGISGLLLITFSYYFYQVFFTPNVETKGKPTYVVVRRGETAKAVLDSIEATGVIVDKLSLRFVAKLMKYDKLVKPGRYELKEGYTNRQLINDLRTGSNKLPLMLTFQNIRLREDLARKLATTIDARPGQFDSLLSSPGYTKSLGFDTTSVLTMFIPNTYELAWNTSADNLMQRMKKEYEKFWTPARDAKRKQLNLSRAEVSTLASIVEAEQQQHADERPRVAGVYLNRLRRGMKLQADPTVVYANKDFTIKRVLNVHLTKDSPYNTYKYKGLPPGPINLPSIASIDAVLNPESHDYLYFCAKEDFSGYHAFARNEQEHLVNARRYQAALSRAGIMK